The Prochlorococcus sp. MIT 0801 genomic sequence ATGCTCCCCAGAACAATCACTATTTGTCAATCCAATTTTCAACATACAACGATACGCCCCTGGAGAAGGATTTAAGAAATGGCACTGTGACTGGACGATTAGCGAAGAAGCAACTGAACCGGTTCATAGAGTTTTAGCTTGGATTCTCTATTGCAATGATGTCGAATCTGGAGGTACAGAATTCCACTGGCAGGAACATCATGAGACAGCTGAAAGAGGAAAATTAGTTATTTTCCCTGCGGGATTGACACATATACATAGAGGCAGAGTTAACAAAATTCATTCCAAAACAATTGCAACTGGTTGGATAAATGCAGGTTCAAGAGACTCATACATTTCCAGACTGGCAAGTTAATTAATAGAAAAATATTCTTACACAGTTATTTTTCAAGATATAGACAAGATTGTTCCATCTCTCCATAGAGTCCATAAGCAATAATTTTTACCCAATCAGACTTTATGCTTGAAAAGACAAAAAGTTTCTGATCTAAATTGATAATAATTTTTGAAGAAACTTCAACAGATTGAGAATGAATTGTGTATTATCTACAAACGTTCAGCTCTATCCGAGTCGCAGTTAGATTCAAGCCATGGAACGGGGACTTGAACAATGACAATTTTTTCTAATGGCTGAACTAACTTACAGAGGACTTAAGTACTCTCAAAATAAATCTGCTAAAAGCTCTCAAGAATTGCACTTGCAATATTGTGGTCATGAAATCATGAGTAAGAGAATCCATGAAGCCATGAAAGCTGAAATGGGTTGAGAAAGAATTAAAAAAAGTCTTTCCATTAGTTAAATATAGTTTTTAATTATATATTTGAATTTTATTATTTACAAACTAAATAATGAAATAGCTTACAAACATATTGAATCAATCACTACAGATATAATTTAATTAATGCCTTAAAAGTAAACATTATTCAAATTTAACATGCAATATGAGCCGGGGACGATAGATTGCCATGTCTTCCTAGACTGCAAAG encodes the following:
- a CDS encoding 2OG-Fe(II) oxygenase: MNLIASYRNKGFESVADGVMSFFDRRTDLHRNGIAFSNGSNNDSEPAKISTDISLVSIDRTDPEAFALSEVIIRGVDAGLQKYLQDRPLLSKCSPEQSLFVNPIFNIQRYAPGEGFKKWHCDWTISEEATEPVHRVLAWILYCNDVESGGTEFHWQEHHETAERGKLVIFPAGLTHIHRGRVNKIHSKTIATGWINAGSRDSYISRLAS